One segment of Acidobacteriota bacterium DNA contains the following:
- a CDS encoding acyl-CoA dehydrogenase family protein: MGRLDRESLDLVIGTLREYAARELRPEVLLQLDHEDRFPMSVLRDLYDPQQIGLHLLFLPEDVGGLGGGAYDIYRVSAAMAEIDLGIATGVLATFLGTDPIMVGGTPDQKRRWMGRIADEGLLVAYGATEPQAGSDLTALTTTAVPVRDNGHVTGYSLSGQKQWISNGGVATLYTVLANAPGGPSWFVVEKGTPGFAAGKPEDKHGIRASNTTMLFLDNVFVPADHLVGETEGRGLAQAQAVFGYTRLMVAAFGLGAGWAALQRAIRYSQQRIAAGTPLSQKAGYTHKLIVPNAVALEASRAYIEWAAERIDGGEPDLATEGAIAKYLATEAGNRAAEDAIQAHGGNGYTKEYLVEKIKRDVRITTIYEGTSEIMEWTIARDRWQAHLKTRGAFYRDWASRLDHRHAAAPACGASTAALALSSLATLLERCRLDRLTRNQHVLFRLGHVIAHAEAAAVFAERSVTHPTTAMPFDSTLWQVMARVFARDAVHRVVFDGLRWAAGAGQTDASLLTNLDAAGAAASQAGLLEDMDAIARRLTECFPP; this comes from the coding sequence ATGGGACGACTGGACAGGGAGTCGCTCGACCTGGTCATCGGCACGCTGCGCGAGTACGCGGCGCGGGAGCTGAGACCCGAAGTCCTCCTCCAACTGGATCACGAAGACCGATTCCCGATGTCGGTGCTGCGCGATCTGTACGATCCGCAGCAGATCGGCCTGCACCTGCTGTTTCTGCCCGAGGACGTGGGTGGGCTCGGTGGTGGCGCCTACGACATCTACCGCGTGTCGGCGGCGATGGCCGAGATCGATCTGGGCATCGCCACCGGGGTCCTGGCGACCTTCCTGGGCACCGACCCGATCATGGTGGGCGGAACGCCCGACCAGAAGCGACGCTGGATGGGACGCATCGCCGACGAGGGCCTGCTCGTGGCCTACGGGGCCACCGAGCCGCAGGCCGGCAGCGATCTCACCGCCCTGACGACCACGGCGGTACCGGTGCGGGACAACGGTCACGTGACGGGGTACTCGCTGAGCGGGCAGAAGCAGTGGATCAGCAACGGCGGCGTCGCGACGCTCTACACCGTCCTGGCCAACGCGCCCGGTGGCCCATCGTGGTTCGTCGTGGAGAAGGGCACGCCCGGATTCGCGGCTGGCAAGCCGGAGGACAAGCACGGCATCCGCGCCAGCAACACGACGATGCTCTTCCTCGACAACGTGTTCGTGCCCGCCGACCACCTCGTCGGCGAGACGGAGGGACGGGGCCTCGCGCAGGCGCAGGCCGTCTTCGGCTACACGCGACTGATGGTCGCCGCCTTCGGCCTCGGGGCCGGCTGGGCGGCGCTGCAGCGTGCGATCCGCTACTCGCAGCAGCGAATCGCCGCCGGGACGCCGCTCTCGCAGAAAGCGGGGTACACCCACAAGCTGATCGTGCCGAACGCCGTCGCCCTCGAGGCCTCACGGGCGTACATCGAGTGGGCCGCTGAACGGATCGACGGCGGTGAGCCGGACCTCGCCACCGAGGGCGCGATCGCGAAGTACCTCGCCACCGAGGCCGGCAACCGGGCGGCCGAGGATGCGATTCAGGCGCATGGCGGCAACGGCTACACGAAGGAGTACCTCGTCGAGAAGATCAAGCGCGACGTCCGCATCACGACGATCTACGAGGGAACCTCCGAGATCATGGAGTGGACGATCGCGCGAGATCGATGGCAGGCGCATCTGAAGACGCGCGGCGCGTTCTACCGCGACTGGGCGAGCCGCCTCGATCATCGCCACGCCGCCGCGCCCGCGTGTGGCGCCTCGACGGCGGCCCTCGCCCTCAGTTCGCTCGCCACACTGCTCGAGCGCTGCCGTCTCGACCGCCTCACCCGCAACCAGCACGTGCTCTTCAGGCTCGGACACGTGATCGCGCATGCCGAGGCGGCCGCCGTGTTCGCCGAGCGGTCGGTCACGCATCCGACGACCGCCATGCCCTTCGATTCGACGCTGTGGCAGGTGATGGCCCGCGTATTCGCCCGCGACGCCGTCCATCGCGTCGTGTTCGACGGCCTGCGATGGGCGGCTGGTGCCGGGCAGACCGACGCCTCGCTGCTCACGAACCTCGATGCCGCCGGGGCCGCCGCGTCGCAGGCGGGCCTGCTCGAGGACATGGATGCCATCGCGCGCCGCCTGACGGAGTGCTTTCCGCCATAG